From the Deinococcus radiophilus genome, one window contains:
- a CDS encoding IS4 family transposase has protein sequence MIAARSINHHDLSPHMPGISTPQAKKRRADRTFRDEQLDMDFFIALLVVHLPPGKVLLSLDRTNWEHGETPINFLVLGAVVHGFTLPLIWVPLDESGNSHTYARMWLVLKLLRVLPAKRWQGLVADREFIGAEWFRFLRRQGIKRAIRIRHSDMLDDTNGKEWFKHVQHGHFHEIDEKVFVFGELMRVVATRSSTGDLVIIATDFSARKTWKLYKQRWSIECTFSSFKMRGFDLERTGMTERSRLQRLFGLVTLAWVFCLRLGVWLGQTQPIPVLKHGRRAVSLVRHGAQHLVDALRWKPKQFMAVLDLLTQPFCPPGAPLDEVVTY, from the coding sequence ATGATTGCCGCGAGGAGCATCAATCATCACGACCTGAGTCCTCACATGCCCGGTATCAGCACGCCGCAAGCCAAGAAAAGAAGGGCGGACCGAACCTTCCGGGATGAGCAGCTGGACATGGACTTTTTCATCGCTCTGCTCGTCGTCCATCTTCCACCGGGGAAGGTGTTGCTGAGTCTGGACCGCACCAACTGGGAGCATGGGGAAACGCCCATCAATTTTCTGGTGCTTGGAGCCGTGGTTCATGGCTTCACCCTGCCCCTGATTTGGGTTCCTCTTGATGAGTCTGGGAACAGCCATACCTATGCCCGTATGTGGCTGGTATTGAAGCTCCTCCGCGTCTTGCCAGCGAAACGCTGGCAAGGCCTGGTGGCTGACCGTGAGTTCATCGGTGCGGAGTGGTTCCGTTTTCTCCGTCGTCAAGGCATCAAGCGGGCGATCCGCATTCGGCACAGCGACATGCTGGACGACACGAATGGGAAGGAATGGTTTAAGCACGTCCAGCACGGTCATTTCCATGAAATCGACGAAAAGGTGTTCGTGTTTGGCGAACTCATGCGGGTGGTCGCGACGAGGTCATCCACAGGTGACCTCGTCATCATTGCCACAGATTTCAGCGCTCGGAAGACCTGGAAGCTGTACAAGCAGCGCTGGTCAATCGAGTGCACCTTCAGCAGCTTCAAGATGCGAGGCTTCGACCTGGAGCGGACTGGGATGACGGAAAGGAGCCGTCTACAGCGGCTCTTTGGCCTGGTGACACTGGCCTGGGTGTTCTGCTTGCGCCTGGGGGTCTGGCTGGGCCAGACCCAGCCCATCCCCGTTCTCAAGCATGGTCGTAGAGCGGTCAGTCTGGTGCGGCACGGTGCTCAGCATCTCGTGGATGCCTTACGGTGGAAACCCAAACAGTTCATGGCTGTCCTAGACCTGTTGACCCAGCCCTTTTGCCCACCAGGAGCGCCTTTAGACGAAGTTGTCACCTACTGA
- a CDS encoding DUF305 domain-containing protein, which yields MKLPLSILLTSLSLMACAGPTDTTTQPDQTTTSTATADQTAHDHSAANTGLEGLRGEDFDRAFLSMMVAHHQGALEMSRPALQSADPHVRGWAENITAAQEQEIAQMTTLLESLGGLDEEMAAPMRNEMSEMAGHVQHAEDPDRAFVEGMIPHHQSALDMARLAEGRSENPEVLALAQDIVTTQQREIDEFEAYLAQ from the coding sequence ATGAAACTCCCACTGTCGATTCTCCTGACCAGCCTGAGCCTGATGGCCTGCGCCGGTCCCACAGACACGACCACTCAGCCTGACCAGACCACGACCAGCACGGCCACCGCCGACCAGACTGCCCATGACCACAGCGCGGCCAACACCGGCCTGGAGGGCTTGCGCGGCGAAGACTTTGACCGCGCCTTCCTGTCCATGATGGTCGCCCACCACCAGGGCGCACTGGAGATGAGCCGCCCAGCCCTACAAAGCGCAGACCCGCATGTCAGGGGCTGGGCCGAGAACATCACCGCTGCCCAGGAGCAGGAAATCGCGCAGATGACCACCCTGCTGGAATCGCTGGGCGGACTGGATGAAGAGATGGCCGCGCCCATGCGGAACGAGATGAGCGAAATGGCAGGCCATGTGCAGCACGCCGAGGACCCAGACCGCGCCTTTGTGGAAGGAATGATCCCCCACCATCAGTCCGCGCTGGATATGGCGAGGCTGGCCGAGGGCCGCAGCGAAAACCCGGAAGTGCTGGCGCTGGCCCAAGACATCGTCACCACACAGCAGCGTGAAATAGACGAATTCGAGGCCTATCTGGCGCAGTGA
- a CDS encoding glycerate kinase, producing MTIVIAPDSFKEALDATAAAQAIGRGVVAALPGTAVQQLPLSDGGEGFAAALRAARGGEWISAQVSGPLGEPVQARYAQLPGNVAAIEMAQAAGLPLLAPARRDPGHTSTYGVGELIRHALDGGATKLLLGLGGSATNDAGAGTLQALGVRWLDSAGQELPRGGAALSQLAHADLSGLDPRLAGIRLRVACDVTHPLTGPQGASTVFGPQKGASAEGVRELDAALGHFAAVLTAQGLPDVQQLPGSGAAGGLGYGLRAVLGAQLESGIDLVMDAAGLPQALTGASLVLTAEGRLDHQTLSGKVPLGVLRQAQRAGVPCIALGGVADPASRDALLMAGFAGVFPILPGPAPLADLLADTASNLEHTARSVVGVWAAGR from the coding sequence ATGACCATCGTCATCGCGCCGGATTCGTTCAAAGAAGCGCTGGACGCTACGGCTGCCGCGCAGGCTATCGGACGCGGGGTGGTGGCCGCCTTACCCGGAACAGCGGTACAACAGCTCCCGCTCTCGGATGGCGGCGAGGGCTTTGCGGCGGCCCTGCGAGCGGCGCGGGGTGGAGAGTGGATCAGTGCCCAGGTCAGCGGCCCGCTGGGTGAGCCGGTGCAGGCCCGCTACGCCCAGCTCCCAGGCAATGTAGCAGCGATTGAAATGGCTCAGGCTGCCGGCCTGCCGCTGCTGGCCCCAGCCAGGCGCGACCCTGGACATACGAGCACCTATGGAGTAGGCGAACTGATCCGCCATGCACTGGACGGCGGCGCCACCAAATTGCTGCTGGGACTCGGCGGCAGCGCCACCAACGACGCTGGAGCTGGAACATTGCAAGCGCTGGGGGTGCGCTGGCTGGACTCGGCTGGTCAGGAGCTTCCCCGCGGAGGCGCGGCCCTCTCGCAGCTGGCCCACGCCGACCTGAGCGGACTGGACCCACGCCTGGCGGGCATTCGTCTGCGGGTCGCCTGTGATGTCACCCATCCGCTCACCGGGCCACAGGGAGCCAGCACCGTCTTTGGACCACAAAAAGGTGCATCGGCTGAAGGGGTGCGCGAACTGGACGCCGCGCTAGGCCACTTTGCTGCGGTGCTGACGGCCCAGGGCCTGCCAGATGTGCAGCAACTCCCAGGCAGTGGAGCCGCCGGAGGCCTGGGCTATGGCCTGCGCGCCGTGCTGGGGGCACAGCTGGAATCTGGAATTGACCTGGTGATGGACGCAGCAGGGCTACCGCAAGCACTGACCGGAGCCAGCCTGGTTCTCACCGCCGAAGGCCGTTTGGACCACCAGACCCTGAGTGGCAAAGTTCCCTTAGGCGTACTGCGCCAGGCCCAGCGGGCGGGAGTGCCGTGCATCGCGCTGGGCGGCGTGGCGGACCCGGCGAGCCGAGACGCCCTCCTGATGGCTGGATTCGCTGGAGTCTTCCCCATCTTGCCTGGTCCCGCCCCGCTCGCTGATCTGTTGGCCGACACCGCCAGCAACCTGGAACACACCGCTCGCAGTGTGGTGGGGGTGTGGGCAGCCGGGCGCTGA
- a CDS encoding RNB domain-containing ribonuclease, whose protein sequence is MEISELSSAQWTDVELTARGKQDKSRTLRDLARPETPESAHALLLEAGRWTEAQTPYAERLGTALEAVSLPVPEWPDEERLDLTHLSAYAIDDEGNQDPDDALSAEDLGGGLTRLWVHVADVAALVPPGSALDLEARARGATLYLPDQTIHMLPEALIAQAGLGLSETSPALSIALDLDETGNAEAVEVHLTRVRVQRLSYDQAQAMFASGHKDFARLAELARVSRDIRFEEGAVSIDLPEVRVKADEAGAQVTALPRPEMRGVVQECMTLAGWGAAIYADDFELPIPFATQDPPHREVSGDTIPAHWARRKTLGRTRFQSAPGAHAGMGLDLYTQATSPMRRYLDLVVHQQLRAHLSGAEPMSGREVAAHIAEASIGSAGTRTAERLSRRHHTLRCIAAQPERVWEAVVVERKGPQATLLIPDLALDLPMTTPSQPGQVLSVTLTVQSLPDLRVRASES, encoded by the coding sequence GTGGAGATCAGTGAACTCAGCAGCGCCCAGTGGACCGACGTCGAACTGACCGCGCGCGGCAAACAGGACAAATCGAGGACCCTGCGTGACCTGGCACGGCCCGAAACCCCCGAGAGTGCCCATGCCCTGCTGCTGGAAGCAGGCCGCTGGACCGAGGCCCAGACCCCATATGCCGAGCGGCTGGGGACGGCCCTAGAGGCCGTGAGCCTGCCTGTCCCCGAGTGGCCTGACGAGGAACGGCTGGACCTGACCCACCTGAGCGCCTACGCGATCGACGATGAGGGCAACCAGGACCCCGACGACGCCCTGAGTGCCGAAGACCTGGGCGGCGGCCTGACCCGGCTGTGGGTCCATGTGGCGGATGTGGCCGCGCTGGTCCCGCCGGGCAGTGCATTGGACTTGGAGGCCCGTGCACGCGGCGCAACCCTTTACCTGCCAGACCAGACCATCCACATGCTGCCCGAAGCCTTGATCGCCCAGGCGGGCCTGGGTCTCAGCGAGACCAGCCCGGCCCTCTCTATCGCGCTGGACCTGGATGAAACGGGCAATGCTGAGGCGGTAGAAGTTCATCTGACCCGCGTGCGGGTGCAGCGCCTGAGCTACGACCAGGCCCAGGCCATGTTTGCAAGCGGGCATAAGGACTTCGCCCGTCTGGCCGAACTGGCCCGTGTCAGCCGTGACATCCGCTTCGAGGAAGGCGCGGTCAGCATTGACCTGCCTGAAGTGCGCGTCAAGGCCGACGAAGCCGGTGCTCAGGTCACGGCCCTCCCCCGCCCTGAAATGCGCGGCGTGGTGCAGGAATGCATGACCCTGGCCGGTTGGGGCGCAGCCATCTATGCCGACGATTTCGAGTTGCCGATTCCCTTCGCCACCCAGGACCCGCCGCACCGCGAAGTCAGCGGCGACACCATCCCCGCGCACTGGGCCCGCCGCAAGACACTGGGACGTACCCGCTTTCAGTCGGCCCCCGGCGCACACGCGGGCATGGGCCTGGACCTTTACACCCAGGCCACCAGCCCTATGCGGCGCTACTTGGACTTGGTGGTGCACCAGCAGTTACGCGCGCATCTCAGCGGCGCTGAACCCATGAGTGGGCGCGAGGTGGCCGCCCATATCGCCGAAGCCAGCATCGGAAGCGCCGGAACCCGCACCGCCGAGCGCCTCAGCCGCCGCCACCATACCCTGCGCTGTATCGCCGCGCAGCCGGAACGGGTCTGGGAAGCGGTGGTGGTAGAGCGCAAAGGGCCACAGGCCACACTGCTCATTCCGGACCTGGCCCTGGACCTGCCGATGACCACGCCCAGCCAGCCGGGGCAAGTGCTGTCAGTGACTCTGACGGTGCAAAGCTTGCCGGACCTGCGTGTCCGGGCCAGCGAAAGCTGA
- the odhB gene encoding 2-oxoglutarate dehydrogenase complex dihydrolipoyllysine-residue succinyltransferase, which yields MSEIKVPVFSESVSEGTLLGWNVQPGTSVKRGDVLAEIETDKVVLEVIAQEDGVLKSVTKNEGDTVLSEEVLGELGAGEAGAAASAPASGSESSADPSQSAGGESQARHEQSVPAPSSQAERREDLSPAVRKIVAEKGLDPAQVPATGPRGNITKADAMGAQPGASAPQAVAAPLPTGERPEERVPMTRIRQKIAERLKEVQDTTAMLTTFNEVDMKPIMDLRKKYQDQFVAKHDVKLGFMSFFVRAATEALKQFPVVNASVDGKDIIYHGFYDIGIAVSTERGLVVPILRDTDQMNLAEIEKGIGEFAQKARGGKLTMEDMSGGTFTITNGGTFGSMMSTPIINAPQSAILGMHNIVERPVVVNGEIVIRPMMYVALSYDHRIIDGKDSVQFLVTIKNLLEDPARLLLDI from the coding sequence ATGTCAGAAATTAAAGTTCCCGTATTCAGCGAATCCGTTTCCGAAGGCACCCTGCTGGGTTGGAATGTGCAGCCGGGCACCAGTGTCAAGCGCGGTGATGTGCTGGCCGAAATCGAAACCGACAAAGTGGTGCTGGAAGTGATTGCCCAGGAAGACGGCGTCCTGAAAAGCGTGACCAAGAACGAGGGCGATACTGTCCTGAGCGAAGAAGTGCTGGGCGAGCTGGGTGCCGGTGAAGCGGGCGCAGCAGCGTCCGCCCCGGCCAGCGGCAGTGAAAGCAGTGCCGATCCCTCCCAGAGCGCCGGCGGCGAGAGCCAGGCCCGCCATGAGCAGTCGGTGCCTGCGCCGAGCTCGCAGGCCGAGCGCCGCGAAGACCTCTCGCCCGCCGTGCGCAAGATCGTGGCTGAAAAAGGACTGGACCCGGCCCAGGTTCCGGCCACCGGTCCACGCGGCAACATCACCAAGGCGGACGCCATGGGTGCCCAGCCTGGCGCGTCTGCTCCTCAAGCTGTTGCTGCGCCGCTGCCCACCGGCGAGCGTCCCGAAGAGCGCGTGCCGATGACCCGCATCCGCCAGAAGATTGCCGAGCGCCTCAAGGAAGTGCAGGACACCACGGCCATGCTGACCACCTTCAACGAGGTGGACATGAAGCCGATCATGGACCTGCGCAAGAAGTACCAAGATCAGTTTGTCGCCAAGCATGACGTCAAACTGGGCTTCATGAGCTTTTTCGTGCGGGCGGCCACCGAGGCCCTCAAGCAGTTCCCGGTGGTCAATGCCAGCGTGGACGGCAAGGACATCATTTACCACGGCTTTTATGACATCGGCATCGCCGTGTCCACCGAGCGTGGTCTGGTCGTGCCCATCCTGCGTGACACCGATCAGATGAACCTGGCCGAGATCGAAAAAGGCATTGGCGAATTTGCCCAGAAGGCGCGCGGCGGCAAGCTGACCATGGAAGACATGAGCGGCGGCACCTTCACCATCACCAACGGTGGAACGTTTGGTTCGATGATGAGTACCCCGATCATCAACGCCCCCCAGAGCGCCATCTTGGGCATGCACAACATCGTGGAGCGCCCAGTGGTGGTGAACGGCGAGATTGTCATTCGTCCGATGATGTACGTGGCCCTGAGCTACGACCACCGCATCATTGACGGCAAAGACAGCGTGCAGTTCCTGGTGACCATCAAGAATCTGCTGGAAGACCCCGCCCGTCTGCTGCTGGATATCTGA
- a CDS encoding 2-oxoglutarate dehydrogenase E1 component: MTRPDTIMSGGNAAFLDGLYEDYLTDPQSVDPEWRSFFDAQRGGAQEARHSAIQQAFYDLGTGRRPRAMQVVQGEASGAQQAISALITAHRVYGHLHAQFDPLRLIGTPDVPELTPAYYGLSDVQMSEQVTDGYFAGTVAEVLGQLRGIYCGPIGYEYSYLPSEEREWFQDRIERGGRRDAFTKEDKLRLLDRLNAAEGLEKYLHIKYVGQKRFSLEGSESFIPLLDRLIHGAGDYGVKEIVLGMAHRGRLNTLVNIFGKRPKDLFDEFEGKKVLSENPDISGDVKYHLGFSSDVKTKNGPLHLALAFNPSHLELVAPVVHGSTRARQDRRDETPHLMRDVRRDNVLAVTVHGDAAVIGQGVVMETLNMSRLRGYTTGGAVRIVINNQVGFTISDPRDSRSSRYCTDVAKIANAPVMHVNGDDPEAVAFAADLALAYRQQFGKDVFIDLVSFRRHGHNEADDPTMTQPIMYKQVKAHPGTLALYAQKLQQEGITTAADVKALADSYRDRLDRGESVVAELTDDTVSDLGERWAEYKKAAKESNWQSVAETAVPAEKLAELAQRMTTFPEGFELHRGVNRVMEARRAMSRGEQPLDWGMGEMLAYATLLDEGYNVRLSGEDSGRGTFVHRHAVVHDQRGLDPLKGDYLSLEFLRPGQGRAEVIDSTLSEEGVMAFEYGYSGTNPNTLVLWEAQFGDFANGAQAVIDQFIAAGETKWLGLSGLTLLLPHGYEGAGPEHSSARLERFLQLCAQNNMQVVVPSSASQIFHLLRRQMKRGYRKPLIVMTPKSLLRNKRAMSPLSELTEGRFRNVIGDPEVEKGRRVVISSGKLHWELYDAREEDREGYHGTALVRLEQLYPFPLDELKEELSRHPGSQVVWSQEEPENQGAWLLIREDLERTLAELNLDHTLTHVSRRRAASTATGYAHVHAKEQAKVIADALGEKVSREAYDAQVELTEEAEAQG; this comes from the coding sequence ATGACCCGACCAGACACCATCATGTCAGGTGGCAACGCAGCCTTTTTGGATGGGCTGTATGAGGACTATCTGACAGATCCGCAGAGCGTTGACCCGGAGTGGCGTAGCTTTTTTGACGCCCAGCGCGGCGGCGCCCAGGAAGCCCGCCACTCGGCCATTCAGCAGGCCTTTTACGATCTGGGGACGGGACGCCGTCCCCGTGCCATGCAGGTGGTTCAGGGTGAAGCCAGCGGCGCTCAGCAGGCCATCAGTGCGCTGATCACCGCCCACCGGGTCTACGGTCACTTGCACGCCCAATTCGATCCGCTGCGGTTGATCGGAACCCCGGATGTGCCTGAACTGACCCCGGCGTACTACGGTCTGAGTGACGTCCAGATGAGCGAACAGGTCACGGATGGGTATTTTGCTGGCACGGTGGCCGAGGTGTTGGGTCAACTGCGTGGGATCTACTGTGGCCCCATCGGCTATGAGTACAGCTACCTGCCGAGCGAAGAACGCGAGTGGTTTCAGGACCGCATTGAGCGTGGGGGACGGCGCGACGCCTTTACCAAGGAAGATAAGCTGCGGCTGCTGGACCGTCTGAACGCCGCCGAGGGTCTGGAAAAGTACCTGCACATCAAGTATGTGGGCCAGAAACGCTTCTCGCTGGAAGGCAGTGAGAGCTTCATCCCGCTGCTGGACCGCCTGATTCATGGGGCCGGAGACTACGGTGTCAAGGAAATCGTGCTGGGCATGGCCCACCGTGGCCGCCTGAACACGCTGGTCAACATCTTCGGTAAGCGGCCCAAAGACCTTTTTGACGAGTTCGAGGGCAAAAAAGTTCTCAGTGAGAACCCGGATATCTCCGGTGACGTGAAATACCACCTGGGCTTTTCCAGCGATGTGAAGACCAAGAACGGCCCCTTGCATCTGGCGCTGGCCTTCAACCCCAGCCACCTGGAATTGGTGGCCCCAGTCGTTCACGGTTCCACCCGTGCCCGCCAGGACCGCCGCGACGAAACTCCCCACCTGATGCGTGACGTACGCCGTGACAACGTGTTGGCTGTAACGGTCCACGGTGACGCCGCCGTGATCGGACAGGGTGTGGTCATGGAGACGCTGAACATGTCGCGTCTGCGCGGATACACCACCGGCGGCGCGGTTCGTATCGTGATCAACAACCAGGTGGGCTTTACCATCTCCGATCCACGGGATAGTCGTTCTAGCCGCTACTGCACCGATGTTGCCAAGATCGCCAACGCGCCAGTGATGCACGTGAACGGGGACGATCCCGAAGCGGTGGCCTTCGCGGCCGACCTGGCCCTGGCCTACCGCCAGCAGTTCGGCAAGGACGTGTTTATTGATCTGGTGTCGTTCCGCCGCCACGGCCACAACGAAGCCGATGACCCCACCATGACCCAGCCGATCATGTACAAACAGGTCAAAGCCCACCCCGGCACGCTGGCGCTGTATGCCCAGAAGCTGCAGCAAGAGGGTATAACTACTGCAGCGGACGTGAAGGCCCTGGCCGACAGCTACCGTGACCGCCTAGACCGCGGCGAGAGTGTCGTGGCCGAACTGACCGACGATACCGTCAGTGACCTGGGTGAGCGCTGGGCCGAATACAAGAAGGCTGCCAAGGAGTCCAACTGGCAGTCGGTGGCCGAAACGGCCGTGCCTGCCGAGAAGTTGGCCGAACTGGCCCAGCGCATGACCACTTTCCCCGAAGGCTTCGAGCTGCACCGTGGGGTAAACCGGGTGATGGAAGCCCGCCGGGCCATGAGCCGTGGCGAGCAGCCGCTGGACTGGGGCATGGGCGAAATGCTGGCCTACGCCACGCTACTGGACGAGGGCTACAACGTGCGCCTGAGTGGTGAAGACTCCGGGCGTGGAACCTTCGTACACCGCCACGCGGTGGTGCACGACCAGCGGGGACTGGACCCTCTTAAGGGCGATTACCTCAGCCTGGAATTCCTGCGTCCCGGTCAGGGCCGCGCCGAAGTGATTGACTCCACCCTTTCCGAAGAAGGCGTGATGGCCTTTGAGTACGGCTACTCCGGCACCAACCCCAACACGCTGGTGCTGTGGGAAGCGCAGTTCGGTGACTTTGCCAACGGCGCCCAGGCTGTGATTGACCAGTTCATCGCCGCTGGGGAAACCAAGTGGCTGGGCCTGAGTGGTCTGACGCTGTTGCTGCCACACGGCTACGAAGGTGCTGGCCCCGAGCATTCCAGCGCCCGTCTGGAACGCTTCTTGCAGCTGTGTGCTCAGAACAATATGCAAGTCGTGGTGCCGAGCAGCGCCTCACAGATTTTCCATCTGCTGCGCCGTCAGATGAAGCGTGGCTACCGCAAGCCGCTGATCGTCATGACGCCCAAGAGTCTGCTGCGTAACAAGCGTGCCATGTCGCCGCTGAGCGAGCTGACCGAGGGCCGTTTCCGCAACGTGATTGGCGATCCCGAAGTCGAGAAGGGCCGCCGCGTGGTTATCAGCTCTGGCAAGTTGCACTGGGAGCTGTACGACGCCCGTGAGGAAGACCGAGAGGGCTACCACGGCACCGCGCTGGTCCGTCTGGAGCAGCTGTATCCCTTCCCACTGGATGAGCTGAAAGAAGAACTGAGCCGCCACCCCGGTTCGCAGGTGGTCTGGTCACAGGAAGAACCTGAGAACCAGGGGGCCTGGCTGTTGATCCGTGAGGACCTGGAACGTACCCTGGCTGAGCTGAACCTGGACCACACGCTGACGCATGTCAGCCGCCGCCGCGCCGCCAGTACGGCCACCGGCTACGCCCACGTCCACGCCAAAGAACAGGCCAAGGTCATTGCCGATGCGCTGGGCGAGAAGGTGTCCCGCGAAGCCTACGATGCCCAGGTAGAATTGACTGAGGAAGCCGAAGCCCAGGGCTAA
- a CDS encoding AfsR/SARP family transcriptional regulator — MMHAPTSPSAALPAELPGLHDLEIVTCGDPGVSRSGQAVSWPARSAAELLWYLHAHPQGAYRARLLLDLWGDEETPAALGRFRVALHRLRAVLGGPQTVTETAGRYALHPAVYARSDVGRQAALLTGEMSAEVCQAALATAQGPYLPQLETAWVRPERDRLAALHQQLALDLSWQHCSQQQCDCSLRELLSAAEADPLLGENHQQRLLVCLSVQRGPVAATDHYRRYVRYLRQEVGDGPLPETQALAQRVRQGEAACHWRQVDRPKTGD; from the coding sequence ATGATGCACGCACCCACGTCACCGTCTGCCGCTCTACCCGCAGAGCTGCCAGGGCTACACGATCTGGAGATCGTGACCTGCGGGGACCCGGGAGTCAGTCGCAGCGGTCAAGCCGTCAGTTGGCCGGCCCGGAGCGCGGCTGAGCTGCTGTGGTACCTGCACGCTCACCCACAGGGAGCCTACCGCGCCCGGCTGCTGCTGGATCTGTGGGGCGATGAAGAAACTCCAGCGGCGCTGGGCCGTTTCCGGGTGGCCTTGCACCGCTTACGGGCTGTGTTGGGTGGCCCGCAGACGGTCACCGAAACTGCTGGGCGCTACGCCCTGCACCCGGCGGTGTATGCCCGCAGCGATGTGGGACGGCAAGCCGCGCTGCTGACCGGCGAGATGTCTGCTGAGGTCTGTCAGGCGGCTCTGGCTACGGCACAGGGGCCTTATCTGCCGCAATTGGAAACGGCGTGGGTGCGTCCAGAGCGTGACCGGCTGGCGGCGCTGCACCAGCAGTTGGCGCTGGACCTGTCGTGGCAGCACTGTTCCCAGCAGCAGTGTGACTGTTCGCTGCGTGAGCTGCTCAGCGCTGCTGAGGCCGACCCCCTGTTGGGCGAGAACCACCAGCAACGTCTGCTGGTCTGCCTGAGTGTGCAGCGTGGGCCTGTCGCCGCCACCGACCATTACCGCCGTTATGTCCGCTATCTGCGCCAGGAGGTTGGTGACGGTCCTTTGCCTGAAACCCAGGCGCTGGCCCAGCGGGTTCGGCAGGGCGAGGCAGCCTGTCATTGGCGGCAAGTGGACCGGCCAAAGACCGGAGACTGA
- a CDS encoding SMP-30/gluconolactonase/LRE family protein produces the protein MSEVLQAAQGNFRELFPEDAELTRLADGFTWTEGPVWIPARGCVVFSDVRQNRTWRWSAGEGLQEEMNPSHHQNGHCLDAEGRLVACSHGERAVLRQEVDGSWTTLADHWEGNRLNSPNDVALHPDGSLWFTDPTYGIDKPEEGYGGEMEQPGRYVYRIAPDGALSCSIQDRHKPNGLAFLSDTELLLADTGDNAATHLYRVVGQQAEYVREAFQIDQGKTDGLRVDAEGRIWSSAGDGVHVLNREGEELGRILVPETVANLCFGGAEGNELFITATTGLYHIQTRVLGW, from the coding sequence ATGAGCGAAGTCCTGCAGGCCGCACAGGGGAATTTCCGGGAGCTGTTCCCTGAAGATGCCGAACTGACCCGGCTGGCAGACGGCTTTACCTGGACCGAAGGGCCGGTGTGGATTCCGGCACGTGGCTGCGTAGTGTTCAGTGACGTGCGCCAGAACCGTACCTGGCGCTGGTCAGCGGGCGAGGGACTGCAGGAGGAAATGAATCCCAGCCACCACCAGAATGGGCACTGCCTAGACGCCGAAGGCCGCCTGGTGGCCTGCTCGCATGGTGAACGGGCCGTACTGCGCCAAGAGGTGGACGGCAGCTGGACGACCCTGGCCGATCACTGGGAGGGCAACCGCCTGAACAGCCCCAACGACGTGGCCCTGCACCCGGACGGCAGCCTGTGGTTTACCGACCCCACCTATGGCATAGACAAGCCCGAAGAGGGCTATGGCGGCGAGATGGAGCAGCCGGGCCGCTACGTGTACCGCATCGCTCCAGACGGCGCACTGAGTTGCTCCATCCAGGACCGGCACAAGCCCAACGGGCTGGCCTTCTTATCGGACACTGAGTTGCTGCTCGCCGATACGGGCGACAACGCGGCCACCCACCTGTACCGAGTCGTCGGTCAACAGGCGGAATATGTCCGTGAAGCCTTTCAGATAGACCAGGGCAAGACCGACGGCCTACGGGTAGACGCCGAAGGACGCATCTGGAGCAGCGCCGGGGACGGGGTACATGTGCTCAACCGGGAGGGCGAGGAACTGGGGCGCATTCTGGTGCCAGAAACAGTGGCCAACCTCTGTTTTGGCGGCGCAGAAGGCAACGAGCTGTTTATCACCGCCACGACGGGTCTGTATCACATCCAAACGCGGGTGTTGGGCTGGTGA